In the Sulfitobacter pacificus genome, one interval contains:
- a CDS encoding MFS transporter has protein sequence MMFATIAFSVDAMLPALPDIGAELSPEQPNRAGLILTSFVFGMGVGTFFAGPLSDAFGRKPVIYGGAAVYILSAAVAWASSSVEIMLAARILQGFGAAGPRIVSVAIVRDLFAGRDMAKIVSIVMMIFTLVPAVAPLIGSFIIAGFGWRGIFIAFILFSLLSMTWMGARMPETLAVENRRPLQMSLLTSALKELFSHPSVRVSILVQSLAMAMLFTMLMLVQPIYFDVYDRAESFPYWFGAVALFAGTASLLNAVMVGRFGMRRLVTVTLAIQIVLSSIMLGFDLGSLPGVFGFAAFVVFQTCLFFQAGLTLGNLNAIAMEPVGHIAGIAASAIAAISTVLAAVLASPVGLLFNGTVQPLVAAILVMAMAGYALMLRLGRIEARATNDS, from the coding sequence TATCGGCGCAGAATTGTCACCAGAGCAACCAAACCGGGCAGGACTTATCCTGACATCCTTTGTTTTCGGCATGGGTGTCGGCACGTTTTTTGCAGGCCCATTGTCGGATGCTTTTGGCCGCAAGCCGGTCATCTATGGCGGGGCCGCGGTCTATATTTTGTCAGCAGCTGTCGCCTGGGCCAGTTCTTCGGTTGAAATCATGCTGGCTGCGCGGATCTTGCAAGGTTTCGGCGCGGCTGGTCCGCGCATTGTCTCGGTTGCAATTGTGCGAGACCTTTTTGCGGGTCGCGATATGGCCAAGATCGTTTCCATTGTGATGATGATCTTTACCCTGGTGCCGGCCGTCGCACCGCTGATCGGTTCCTTCATCATCGCAGGTTTCGGCTGGCGCGGCATCTTCATCGCCTTCATCCTGTTTTCCCTGCTTTCTATGACATGGATGGGCGCACGGATGCCGGAAACGCTGGCGGTTGAAAACCGGCGGCCATTGCAAATGTCGCTGCTGACCTCGGCTCTTAAGGAATTGTTTTCTCACCCTTCTGTGCGGGTCTCGATCCTTGTTCAATCGCTGGCCATGGCGATGCTGTTCACCATGCTGATGTTGGTTCAGCCGATTTACTTCGACGTTTACGACCGCGCAGAGAGCTTTCCCTATTGGTTTGGGGCCGTCGCCCTGTTCGCCGGCACTGCCAGCCTGCTGAACGCCGTGATGGTGGGACGCTTTGGCATGCGCAGGCTGGTCACTGTCACCCTCGCCATCCAGATCGTCCTGTCGAGTATCATGCTTGGCTTTGACCTTGGCTCTCTGCCGGGCGTTTTTGGCTTTGCTGCTTTTGTCGTCTTTCAGACCTGTCTGTTCTTTCAGGCCGGATTGACCCTTGGCAATCTGAACGCCATTGCAATGGAACCTGTTGGCCATATCGCTGGCATTGCTGCCTCGGCGATTGCAGCCATCTCGACAGTACTGGCCGCGGTTCTGGCTTCCCCTGTCGGGTTGTTGTTCAACGGTACGGTCCAGCCCCTTGTTGCCGCCATCCTCGTCATGGCAATGGCGGGCTATGCCCTGATGCTACGCCTTGGCCGGATCGAAGCACGCGCAACCAACGACAGCTGA